Proteins encoded within one genomic window of Gordonia crocea:
- a CDS encoding LLM class F420-dependent oxidoreductase, producing the protein MTGITLGMPINYAGDFRETIANLRDFEGVGVRRIAVPEAYSFDAVSQLGYIAAQTDTMELQTAILPMYSRTPTNLAMTAAGLDYISGGRAILGIGASGPQVIEGFHGVKYDFPLGRAREHAEICRKVWRREKVEYAGKHYTLPLDAEHGGSGLGKALKIINHPVRERIPMLLAAIGPKNVELAAELFEEFQPFLFHPGYVDAAFGESLAAGKAKRDSALGELRIVVQAAAYITEDSEQIENALGFVRHHAALYIGGMGARGKNFYNSLVQRYGYVEEAKVIQDLYLDGKKVEAAAAVPDELVKAMSLIGPRSYVAEQIAAFDEAGVGVILASPSAGTHRERVDTMATLAEIIA; encoded by the coding sequence ATGACAGGGATAACGCTGGGTATGCCGATCAATTACGCAGGGGACTTCCGCGAGACCATCGCGAATCTCCGGGATTTCGAAGGCGTCGGCGTGCGCCGCATCGCGGTGCCGGAGGCGTATAGCTTCGACGCGGTCAGCCAACTCGGGTACATCGCGGCGCAGACCGACACGATGGAGCTGCAGACCGCGATTCTGCCGATGTATTCGCGGACGCCGACGAACCTGGCGATGACCGCGGCCGGACTGGACTACATCAGCGGGGGCCGTGCGATCCTCGGGATCGGCGCGTCGGGCCCGCAGGTCATCGAGGGCTTCCACGGGGTGAAGTACGACTTCCCGCTCGGCCGTGCGCGGGAGCACGCCGAGATCTGCCGCAAGGTGTGGCGGCGGGAGAAGGTGGAATACGCCGGTAAGCACTACACGCTGCCGCTCGACGCCGAACACGGCGGCAGCGGCCTGGGCAAGGCGCTCAAGATCATCAACCACCCGGTCCGCGAGCGCATCCCCATGCTGCTGGCCGCGATCGGCCCGAAGAATGTCGAACTGGCCGCCGAGCTCTTCGAGGAGTTCCAGCCCTTCCTCTTCCACCCCGGTTACGTCGATGCCGCCTTCGGTGAATCGTTGGCCGCGGGCAAGGCCAAGCGCGACTCGGCGCTGGGCGAGCTGCGCATCGTCGTGCAGGCCGCGGCCTACATCACCGAGGATTCCGAACAGATCGAGAATGCGCTCGGCTTCGTCCGCCACCACGCTGCGCTCTACATCGGCGGCATGGGCGCCCGCGGCAAGAACTTCTACAACTCGCTGGTGCAGCGGTACGGCTACGTCGAGGAGGCCAAGGTCATCCAGGACCTCTACCTCGACGGCAAGAAGGTCGAGGCCGCCGCGGCGGTGCCCGACGAGTTGGTGAAGGCCATGAGCCTCATCGGGCCGCGTTCCTATGTCGCCGAGCAGATCGCCGCCTTCGACGAGGCCGGCGTCGGGGTGATCCTGGCCAGCCCGTCGGCCGGAACCCACCGCGAGCGGGTGGACACGATGGCGACGCTGGCCGAGATCATCGCCTGA
- a CDS encoding YncE family protein, with the protein MSIHFTKARASALAVTALFSLGVITAPTANAAPSPARPGPAVPQPAGYSIKGYSVGVGNERGGNYRGAIDAQTGDLWMTQVEPMSGATRSNILRIDPNTMTVKKRFNVIEPANTGGHGKYGVQYEINVPKTGNVVWTTAAAANGGEANVWDKTTGKRVARLTNLPHAHWVQFAEGLRVAIVSVTNGLAFFDMDTYARIGEWAFPGAGKKLGAGLAVTNADANGATISVTSYYRDLSQLRITRSGGKVQTKLKWNTRQAQAEGHGNVVADTRTNRLYVNNLMTPAAGLSVYNLTTGKHIADVNTGIGSNSLLIFQGKLYVANYFLGFISVVDQKTFAVQQVMTTGLLPNHLLAWKKNTFLVIDKASAISELPTGMLKIKTPPLSSGDYVFKVTKH; encoded by the coding sequence ATGAGCATCCACTTCACGAAGGCCCGCGCATCTGCGCTCGCCGTCACCGCATTGTTCTCCCTCGGTGTGATCACTGCACCGACCGCTAACGCTGCACCCTCACCGGCACGCCCGGGACCCGCGGTGCCGCAGCCGGCCGGCTACAGCATCAAGGGCTACAGCGTCGGCGTCGGCAATGAGCGCGGCGGAAACTACCGCGGCGCCATCGACGCGCAAACCGGCGACCTGTGGATGACCCAGGTGGAGCCGATGAGCGGTGCCACCCGCTCGAACATCCTGCGTATCGATCCGAACACCATGACCGTCAAGAAGCGGTTCAACGTGATCGAGCCCGCCAACACCGGCGGCCACGGCAAGTACGGCGTCCAGTACGAGATCAACGTGCCCAAGACCGGCAACGTTGTCTGGACCACCGCCGCCGCCGCCAACGGTGGTGAAGCCAACGTATGGGACAAGACCACCGGCAAGCGGGTCGCCCGCCTGACGAACCTGCCGCACGCGCACTGGGTGCAGTTCGCTGAAGGTCTTCGCGTCGCGATCGTCTCCGTCACCAACGGCCTGGCGTTCTTCGACATGGACACCTACGCCCGCATCGGCGAGTGGGCGTTCCCCGGAGCGGGCAAGAAGCTTGGCGCCGGACTGGCCGTGACCAACGCCGACGCCAACGGTGCCACCATCTCGGTCACCTCGTACTACCGCGATCTCTCCCAGCTGCGCATCACCCGCAGCGGCGGCAAGGTGCAGACCAAGCTCAAGTGGAACACTCGGCAGGCCCAGGCCGAAGGCCACGGCAACGTCGTCGCCGATACCAGGACCAACCGCCTGTACGTGAACAATCTGATGACTCCGGCCGCCGGCCTGTCGGTGTACAACCTGACCACCGGTAAGCACATCGCCGACGTGAACACCGGCATCGGCAGCAACTCCCTGCTGATCTTCCAGGGAAAGCTCTACGTCGCGAACTACTTCCTGGGCTTCATCTCGGTGGTTGACCAGAAGACCTTCGCCGTCCAGCAGGTCATGACCACCGGCCTGCTGCCGAACCATCTGTTGGCGTGGAAGAAGAACACGTTCCTGGTGATCGACAAGGCCTCGGCGATCTCCGAGCTTCCGACCGGGATGCTGAAGATCAAGACGCCTCCGCTGTCCAGCGGCGACTACGTCTTCAAGGTCACCAAGCACTGA
- a CDS encoding inorganic phosphate transporter — translation MTAEMLILVLLVVTALGFDFTNGFHDTGNAMATSIATGALKPKVAVGLSAILNLVGAFLSVEVAATITKDVLKIQETSGDSAGALIPGLDPTKALLIIFAGLVGGILWNLFTWLFGLPSSSSHALFGGLIGAGLAALGTSGVNWSGISTKILLPALLAPIIACIVAAAGTWLVYRITESLASHQKDDGFRYGQIATASLVSLAHGTGDAQKTMGVIALALIATGHLSAESVGHGLPFWVISTCAAAIALGTYLGGWRIIRTLGKGLVEISPPQGMAAEASSAAIILTSSAAGLPLSTTHVATGSILGSGVGRRGAQVRWQVAGRMVVAWVTTLPAAALVGAGCFLVANLLGNLAGAIAIFTILVVLAAYMYWRAQQNKIDHANVNADWDDENGLIPADPAVPAAPAPLERTGA, via the coding sequence ATGACCGCAGAGATGTTGATCCTCGTGCTGCTCGTCGTCACGGCACTCGGATTCGATTTCACCAATGGCTTCCACGACACCGGGAACGCCATGGCCACCTCGATCGCCACCGGGGCCCTCAAGCCCAAGGTCGCGGTCGGCCTCTCCGCGATCCTCAACCTGGTCGGCGCCTTCCTCTCCGTCGAGGTCGCCGCGACGATCACCAAGGACGTCCTCAAGATCCAGGAGACCTCGGGCGACTCGGCCGGTGCCCTGATCCCCGGCCTCGACCCCACCAAGGCCCTGCTGATCATCTTCGCCGGCCTTGTCGGCGGCATCCTGTGGAACCTGTTCACCTGGCTGTTCGGTCTGCCGTCGAGTTCGTCGCACGCGCTGTTCGGCGGCCTGATCGGCGCCGGCCTCGCCGCGCTGGGCACCTCCGGGGTCAACTGGTCGGGCATCTCGACCAAGATCCTCCTACCCGCGCTGCTGGCCCCGATCATCGCCTGCATCGTGGCCGCGGCCGGCACCTGGCTGGTCTACCGGATCACCGAGTCGCTGGCCTCGCACCAGAAGGACGACGGCTTCCGCTACGGCCAGATCGCCACCGCGTCGCTGGTCTCCCTGGCCCACGGCACCGGCGACGCCCAGAAGACGATGGGTGTCATCGCCCTCGCCCTGATCGCCACCGGCCACCTCAGCGCCGAGTCGGTGGGCCACGGCCTGCCGTTCTGGGTCATCTCCACCTGTGCCGCGGCCATCGCGCTGGGCACCTACCTGGGCGGCTGGCGCATCATCCGCACGCTGGGCAAGGGCCTGGTCGAGATCTCCCCGCCGCAGGGCATGGCCGCCGAGGCCAGCTCGGCCGCGATCATCCTGACCTCGAGCGCCGCCGGCCTGCCGCTGTCGACCACCCACGTCGCCACCGGATCGATCCTGGGCAGCGGCGTCGGCCGCCGCGGCGCCCAGGTTCGCTGGCAGGTGGCCGGCCGCATGGTGGTCGCCTGGGTCACGACCCTGCCGGCCGCGGCCCTCGTCGGTGCCGGGTGCTTCCTGGTGGCCAACCTGCTGGGCAACCTGGCCGGGGCGATCGCCATCTTCACCATCCTCGTCGTGCTCGCCGCCTACATGTACTGGCGCGCACAGCAGAACAAGATCGACCACGCCAACGTCAATGCCGACTGGGACGACGAGAACGGCCTCATCCCGGCCGATCCGGCTGTTCCGGCCGCCCCCGCCCCGCTCGAGCGCACCGGCGCCTGA